The DNA region TTAATGAtggatcatgccaaagtgtactAATTATGCTCCCTAATGTTTCTAAAAATTGGACATCCACCTCACACGCAATAATTTTTGCTCAACGATAATCGCCATTGAGCATCCATTATCATACGCATGTCTAAGCCATTAAATTGATCTGCTAAAAGGGCTGAATTCTAACTGCTGACTGCTTTCAATAAGTGAACCTGCACACTCCCACTCGATACTCTGCACTAAATGCGTACTATCAACTATCGAGCGAAATCTCTAATTCTTCGATAAAACCATAATTACCCAACAATAACTTTTGCTCAAAAGCGATTCGACTGAAAAATCTTCACATACAGCTATGTTTACACAAATGCAGGCACAGCAGTGAAGTGCATAAAATTGTAAAACTGCTTCAAGGCTTTTCATTTACCATAACAAAAAGAGCATACATTTTGCATTGAATCGAAACCCGAAGCCCGAAAGCAACGAGTTCATCACAAATTACCTGTAACATTTTATCCAGCAAAAAATTCATAACCGTGTACTGATCACTTAAGTTAATATTAAAGCAGAAGAATTTCCCAAAACGAGAACCTGGGTCGGAAACCGCGTCGTTGAGGAAGCAAGCAATCCTAGTCGTCGTCTCGCTTTTTGGGCTTGCGGTACTTCTCCTCGTATTGCTTGGCGATGAAGACGGCAGTGTCGCCGAGCTTCTTGATGTTCGGAACGTCGTAGTTTTGGGCTATGTAGATCCCTGCGACCGTGCCCACTAGGAAGGAGAAGCTGCTCTTGATTATCCCCATCCGAATTTGTAGAAAACAAACGATTCAAATCGATTTCTAGGGCTCCCGATTTGAATTCGCGGGTTTTTATGGGGAAGAAGACATTGGGGCCTCTCAGAAAATTCTCTGTTACGACGGTGTCGTTTTCGGTGAGTCAACGTACAACCGTCCAATGcgtcaatttatttaatttttttaaggtcttattcttttatttttaagaattatACTGGAAAATTAtccactttaacgaaaaattacatatttatattaaaaagttaattacaatattatttattttatcttgtattttatttttataattaaaagtcgaaaactttaaactttataaattttcttttatttttagatatatttttgttttagttttttattttaatttatcgTTAGAATTTGGGAtcttgcttttttttcttttgctttccacTTCCCGCAAAAATTGATCCAGCCAATAAACCGTCTTttagtaaaaaaacaaaataaaaaaacatatacagtcttttaatcaaaatataaaaaccaaaaatcaaaattaataaaattaaaatccgcctccctctctctcctctctctctctccgacgCGGGTGAAATTTGCAGAGACTCCCCACCAACGCAGCGGTCAGGGTCGTCTCAGCTCTAATCAGGTCCTTAATTTCTCAACCTTTgctgatttttcatttattactCCCAAAGATCGAACCTTTCTGCTTTGATTTCGCTTAATCACCTTTGGTTTCAAGCTTTTTACAGTTTTACCCGCGttttcatggcttcgaattatAGGGCTTCTCGATTTTATGCTTTGGCTGTTTCTAATAGCAATTACAGGAGAAAGCCGATTCCTTTTGattgaattatatatattttttcaggTATCTATGCAACTTGATCATTCGCTGGCGTCCAATTTGTCACATTTTGTTGGCAATTATAGTTTCGATTtcgaatttttttctaaaatgattgaaattatCACTGATCTGGGTTTAAAGAGttaattgtttattaattaggaattgtttAGCATTCTAACAGCTCGTTCTAGTCTTTGTTGTTGATTGTAGTGTTATTCATTGTTGTTTTGAGAAACTGCTCATCAATGCCGCTTTTTCGTGGCAGGTCGTACAGTTTCAATCTGAGAATTTTCCATCGTATGTTGACGATTAATTCTCCGTCATGTTTGAAACTAACTTGAGGTCCATGCCCCGATTTTTTACTCCAATGACAAGATATGGTCAAAATGAGGAAGGGATCTTGCTAATTCAGTGGTGATGAGAATTTTGGAGTTGGGGTTTAGTAAAGAGGTTGAATTTGTTACCAATGGGTTTGAGATATATAGCCATCTCTGCGGCATGTACAGCGATAAGCTTTGCGGGTCTCCAGTTGTGGACGGAAACTTCTTTAGTTAAACTAAAATCGGATGGACTGATTGAGGAGAATTTGATTAATGCGGCCAATTTTGGCCATGTATTTGATCTGCTTTTGGGTTCTTATACTACCGTCGGACTGCTGGCAAATTTTGTACTCAATGCATTTATTTTACTCGTTCTATGTCTCAAGGTAATATTTTACCTCATCTGGAAACTTCTGTTGTTGCAAAACTGTAAGTTTGATGGATGCATGAACTAGTGCAGTGGGTTTATAAACTTTATATTACAGTGAATAGGAGATTTATTAGTTTGTGGGTCACAGTTGTTGCTATCGGTTCTAGTATTACTTTCATATGTTGTGCCAGTTTGATGAATTTTGGCAAGAAACAAATTTTCTACATTTCCTGCTAGAGATGGTTAGTTTGTTTTAAGATACCAGATGCCATTATTGAAACATGCAATAAAAATCTTGGAGCTACTAAACTACTCATTGTCtgttttcctttatgtttgtgAAATTTGTTTGAGGAAGGTTGATTTGATCATCTAATGTCTGTTTCTAATCTGCAGACTATATTCTTTGTGGAGTTGTATCCTTCTGAAACTCGCAAATTAATTGAACGCCTTATCAATTATGTTATTTACAAGGTGAATACTTTAACTTGCTGTCAGTTAATTTGCTTGCTACCAGTAGACTCACTACTTTAACGTGATAAACTTtcctttttaattgttttataatACTTGGTGTTTATAACTCTGTCATGTATTAATATGTATTGTTCAATGATTTATGTTTATCGATGAATGTCAAACAGGGCACTTTTCTACCCCTGGTCATCCCTCCTACAATATATCATGCGGGCATGTGGTCAGTCTGGTTGATTGTTCTTTGTTCTTTAAAGGTATATAACATGATATTTATCAAGAACATGATGTTTATGGAAGTATAAAAGTAAGTGCATACCTTTTTACCTATCTTTTCTATGTACTTATATAGATGTTTCAAGCTTTGGCTCGAGATCGACTTGAACGGTTGAATGCATCCCCTTCTGCCACACCATGGACGTATTTTCGTGTGTATTCAGTGTTATTGCTGGTGCTCACCGTTGACATTTTCTGGTATTGCTTTATCACTTTTCTTGGAGTACGAATTAGCTCTCTTGCATGTCACTTATAATGTCCATTTTGGGTGCATAACAGGATAACACCACAGGTTACTGGGTGAAATactcttttattttatctttaaaaAATTTTCTGTGTTTCTCTAGCAGTATTAAACCACTCCAATGCTACCTTTCTAGGCTAAGTTTTTCTTTTGCCAGGACTAGATCATCAATCAGCTTGGATTTTTTATTCCCAAAACCTGCCGAGAAAATACTTATAGTGGATCAGTTGTTTAGCATTCTGAAATTATTTAATTGATTCATGAagtcgttgttcacataactgTGTGTTGCTCCTCTCTCGTTGCATGAGTTTGTATTACTGAGAATTGGTTCATTCTGTATATTTTGCTCGGTGCTTGCAGGATAAGGCTGTGTGTGGTGATATATAAAACACTGGGTTTATCCATGTTTCTCCTGTTATTATTTGAGCCTTTCAGTATTGCATTTGAGACACTGCAGGTAATCTCCTGGGAATTTTGTCATGAAACGTTATCATGTTAtctgtcaaattttaaaaaatagttgACAGGGTTGGTTGGCTTGTCACAATGCTTTTGTAGGCTATTTTGGTGCATGGATTTCAGTTACTTGATATATGGATCCATCATTCAGCATGGGATAGTTCAAATTGCGAGGGGTCTAAATTATTTGATACATCAGCAGCTGGTAGGtctccaaatttatttttattttctcacaTCGTAAATAGGGTTATTGGGGATGTTCCTATTCTCTATAGTACGTTGTATTGGTAACAGCTTACTTGAGTTTTCGGATCTAAATTGGGGGTTATATGTAGTCAGGTTATAGTAGTTACTATTTTCATTTTGTCTCACTGCAGGTTTATTGTTGGAATGGAAAGGCAGTCTTACTCGGAATTTGGGATTTGTTCTTGACATGGCAACATTGTTAATGGCCCTGGGTCACTACGTGCATATTTGGTGGCTTCATGGCATGGCATTCCATCTGGTGGATGCAATCCTTTTTCTAAACATACGTGTAAatatttgtgtaaatattttcatTCTACTTTCTATTGGAACATCTGTTTTCTTTCTTACTTGATTCCCCAATATCATCTTATTCCTAATTAAGGATTCATTATTGAGCAGGCCTTGCTAAGTGCAATTTTAAAACGTATAAAAGGGTTCATCAAACTGAGGAAAGCCTTAGGTGCTCTTCATGCAGCACTTCCAGATGCAACATCTGAAGAACTACGAGCATATGATGATGAATGTGCAATTTGTAGGGTATGATTAGTTTTTCCCCGAACTTGGTTACTATTTCAGTTTTTTGTTGGCTCCCCAAACTCACTTGGAAAATGGCAGGAACCTATGGCTAAGGCCAAAAGACTACACTGCAGTCACCTTTTTCATCTTGCGTGCTTGAGATCCTGGTATGGTTCATATTATTTGTTAAGTATACCCTTAcgttttcataatttttaattttaaagcaTGTGGTGCCTAGGAAAATGATGAAAGTTATTAATAATTCCAGGTTGGATCAAGGTTTGAACGAGATATATTCATGTCCGACTTGTCGCAAGCCACTTTTTGTGGGCAGACCTGAAAATGAAGTACATTCCCGCAGTGAAGGAACTTCGAATGATGAGCAGCTTGCTCGTCAAATAAGTTCAGGACTTGATCGACAAAATACTCCTGGACATGCAATACCTGCTGGTGTGTTTCCCAATCAGGCTCAGAACCCTGCAGAAGGTGATCCATGGAGGTACGAAACCTTATTTAGGAAGTATTGTAGTTTCTCTTTGTAATAAATTCCATAGGGTGATTAGATTCCAGTTCATAAACAAGAAGACAAATACTCTGTATGGTTGCATAATCCTTAAAGATGCATGCAAAACAGGCACTCCGCGTCGCTTTTTCCTTAAACTGTTTGATTGCGAAGTAATAGAAAGCAAACAATTTCTTTCCCGTTGCTGTTTATTCCTTATAAGCGCAGATGCTGTAAAAGAAATTAAATCTGTTAGAATAAAACCGCATCAGGTAAAGACTTccattaaaaagaaaacataatTGTTTATTAGTTTATATAATACACAATATATATCATGCTTCTCCTTATGGCCCATAGGGGTGCAGGACTGGATCCAGATTGGTTGCATACTTGGCCAAGTCAGGGAGTTGACGGGGCAGGTCCTTCTACAGCCATAGGATCTGTTGGACTGGGGAGAGTTCAGATGATGATGAGGCATCTTGCATCTGTAGGGGAGACGTATGCCCAAACAGCCCTCGAAGATAGTGCGTGGAGCCTCTGGCCTATGAATGCCCCACAGGTTGCTGCAACTGGTCCACCTATTCCTCCAGCTGACGATGGAAGAAACCAAGGAGGAGCAAGGAATTTACGTATGAGGACCCCCTCACGTACTGTGAATGACAACCTAGCAAACATACTTGCCATGGCTGAGACGGTGAGGGAAGTTCTGCCTCATATGCCAGATGACCTAATTTTCCAGGTacagtttgtttttacaacacAATTATGCTTTTCGTACGAATATATTGTCAATTGTCGTTTTAAAACAATTATATCGAAGCTTGTTTTTAAACTTTGATTTTACATTCCGTAATGTATTACGTTTCACAGGATTTGCAGCGAACGAATTCAGTTACAGTTACTGTGAATAATCTTCTCCAGATGTGACGACGAGGCAATGTATCTTCTTTTGTTGTAATGTGTTCCCAAGTACCCGAAACTAGTTGAGGTTGTCTAAACACCACGATCGTCCTCTGTGAGACTGTCTCCCCACCCACAGTGTACATAAAGGCAGCTCACCGGATCACTTTTACCGGCGGAAAGACGGAAAAGAGGCACAAGTatagtttctttgttttgtaattccCCTGGGAAAAATAAATTTTCGACGATGTGTATCGTTTACAGATAAATAGATTGCTGTTTCCTGTGGTTTCGAATTCGCCATTCGGCTGGCTCGGCCAGAAGACTTGGTGCATACACGAAATCTCTGCTGTGGTTCATAGCTTTGCAAGAAATATGCACAAATAGAATGAGTTACGAAGTTTTAATCGAAAATAGGATTGGAGGGACATCAAAACGAATAATATATTTGCGACTTATACAATACGAGGGACGTATTCTATACTTTCGTATGCGTACCCATTCGTGTGTATATTGAGTGGAACGACAGGAGATGAAAGTAGTGAAGGAGCAAAACGCCGGCTAAACGACATGGGCGCCGAGATGACCAAGAAATGCTGTGTTTGTAGTCGACATGAGTTGGGCTGTTTTGTCAAGGCACGAACACCAATGGTTGATTTGTCACTAAAGCCGTTAACAAAGCAACGGAGGGGTAGTTCTTTAAAAAAGTCAAAGCCAACAAGCCATTGTTTCTGCACGTGTCAAATTCCAGTTGAACCGACCCAAATTTCTGATTTTCTTCTGCTTTGACTTTCCTACTTAATTCTGTTCTTCGATTTGATTAGCTTAAACTATGAAGTAAAAGAAGTCTACCAGCGATCTCTTGCTCAATTAATTAAGAACATTTGATGTCAAATATTatgttcaattttgtttttttctaatACTGTATAACATATAAAATGATGATCTTAAGTTAACAAAGCTTCTTACTTTAAGAAGGTTGGAAGAACGTCTTTCGTACGTCGTTTTACCCTTGTTTGCAAAAAGGTTGTTTCTACGATTCGAAAGAAACAACCTTTCTGTCTCGATTCCTccctaatcaatatattaacTTTGTCTTCTAATGGTCTCTTTTTCACCTGAATTTTGTGGGTATGGTTTTTAACTTCACATTGAGGGtccttttcaaatttcaatggagTTGTTAATGTTGTCTGTGTTATTAGTGACAATTGCAGCTACTATTTTACTGAGGTTCAACCATTTTTATGTCTCCTTGCACCTCTTTTTCTACTCAAAACAGCGCCTTCTGTCTCTCACCAGCTCTCGTCCTTTGGCAGCCACGAGAAGCTGGTCGTAGGCTGAGTTTCCATATGTCATGGTAAATAATAATCCCACCAAATTAACCCACGATTAAGCATGTTAGGTTAATGTTTTAGGGTAAAGTTTTTGTGCAGGTACGGAAGTTCGAGCAAAAAAGCATGCATGCAACAGACACGGATCGACAACCATGAAAATCTGACGGAAAAAATTGAGGAGTTTTTCGATAGAAACAAATCAACGTGTATTTTCTGTTGTGCCTTTCCACTTTTTGCCTCAACTTAATTACTTTTGGCCTCAGCACATTCCCCTTGGTTCtatatttttatatgaacgCCATCGACAACGATGCTTCGAAGTTCGAATTTACAAACTATATAGTCCAAAGGATTAATTGTATTTTACTGATCTAATTGGGACCATTGGGACCATGAAACTTTTTCTTGATGGGAAAGCAAGGTCTTAGTTCGATATGAATGCAGGTGAACACTATCACGTGCTCGGGATTTTGAGGCGTGACAGAAAAACTAGCAATACATTGCAACTAATTTTTAAGTGCAGAACATATGAATTGACTAATCCCAGCTGCAACAAACCcacttttctctcttttgcacAAAAGTGCTAAATGTTGTAGTGTAAattcacgagaagttggaaaatTATAGTCTGTCCAAATCATCCTCCGCAACTGAAGGAAGCATGCATGCGTCCttgtctaattatttttttaattctctGTCATATTCCCGATTAAACTAGTTAACTTTAAACCGATTAAGTTGTGGCTTAATTTTCTCATACATGTCCGGAGtccatgaacatatatatatgtttctctCAAAGCTTCAAAGTATAGCATATCTAATATATCTAGGAGTTACGGTTTCACTTTCCttgttgagggtttagggttaggtcCTTATCTTGGGGCCCTTGTTTTAATTTCTAGTAAAATAGACAAGTCATGCAACCCACCACAACCTTCTTTTATCTTCTTGCATAAGTCTCATCACTCACTGTCTCTCCATCTTGTCACAACAAATCGAAATAACCTTATATAGTTGCTGCTGCCGCTGCTTCTTCTCCATCTCAAGATCATCGTCATGTCGAGTATCATATCTTCTGTTTTCTCGATCTTTCTTCTGTTTCTTTCCATGCATGAATGTGAGGCTCGCTATATCGTGCTTGTCCCTCAGGGTTTTGGAGCACCATTCCAACCTTCCAGCAAGGTTTGTTATTCTTGCATGTGTTTCAATTAATAGCGGTCGTTTGATAATAATTTCATTTCTAGTTTTCACTttgtttgaaaactaaaaaattgtttggtaatgaaaaaccaaaaactacAAAGTACTTTTGTGAGTTCTCaaatttggcttgattttggttttctattttcaatatttgaaaaataaaatggttatcaaacgacCCTTAATATTTCCGCTAAGTTTATCTATGGAAGTTCATAAACTAATGCATGCAATGTTAAATTTCAGGGTCTGTTAAATGTGGAGAAGTTTAAAACACTTGGAATGGATTCCAGTAAAGGATTCGTTATGAAGGAAGATGATGAAGCTGAAAAGGTTCATGGTGGAGCAATCACTAGTACTACTACTCAAAACCCAAATGAAACAAAGGACTCAAAGACTACTACTCCTCCTTCTGTAAATGAAGTGAAGTACACTAGCAGAGGACAAAAATCAGGTGTTGTACCAGCTACTAAGCCTCTTGTTTCAGTTTCTTGGCCTGTACCGTGCAAGATTAATTGCGACAAGAACCATGGAAAAACTAATCCCGGGATTTACTCAGATTATTCGAGACCAAGAACACGTCCTCCATCCCATAACTGAGCTTAAATTCTTTATGTAGTAAcatcttttttccttcttcatatataaaTATGAATATATCTTATAACTTTCATAAGAATATACATAAAGAAAGCGCTTAAAGTATCCTTGGAGTATACGATCTATATATCTCCAAGAACTACTTTGTATTAGTGTGCATCTAAATAGTACTCGGATCCAATTGAACATATTAATTTTTCCTTGATGAGATCTCCAGTTTTAATTGTAAACCAGATATTAATTATTAACTAATCAATGTATCATATATGATGGGTCGTCTTCTTGTCATTTCATTGATAGGGATGGAACATGCCGGAAGTGAGATTCTAGAGTCTCTTGGTCACATGGTGGGCTTGCTTAAAGCAACAAGTCCTACTACTAAAAAGGTAATCAACTTCACTTAGGAGTCCTACTACTTCAGTTGGTCTTAATTTTCTAGCTAGATGGTACCTCATTCGGATCAATCTTCTTCAATATGTCGAACCCTGGAGGGTGACAAGGGAATTAAGACATTGTTTGTATGCCTGAATTGTTGAATGTGCGAGTTGGAAAAATTAATTGGACGTTAGTTCTAGTAGTTGCAAAAGTTGAGATTCTACAGTAAAATCAATTAGTTATATGGGAAGTAAGTCAAATATTTATGAGCACATGTAATGTCTCTTAGTTATCCGATGTGAGATTCACACACTCAACAATCATCTTATGGATGAAGCCCACAGGAAAATGAATGGAATAATTAATGCGTCAAGAGAGATTAGACGAATCAATGTTCTATAGAGGATTAGTTGAGAATGTTAAGAATTGATCACCGTGTTTCGCATGCATATGTTGTATATGTAGGAAGCGAGGAGGAGAGCTTTATCTGGTAAAGAAGCCGTAAATTACAACAGTGATGACAGAGTAGAAGATAATGTGGTGCATACAGATTACAACCCACCACATTCGACACCACCCATTCACAACAGAAAAACTTAATTACGACGGAGGACGAACGTGATCTAGGGTTTATACAAGTAGCTACGGGCCTATGGCTACAAGAATATACAGTgaaaacatatattatatacaACCAGTTGGTTGCTAAtttcttgttatgttttctCATATCAAGGGGTTTATCAGAGAGACTTCATCGGTTGTATTAATACAAACGGACACTACCATATCAATCTGGATAAATAAGTATTAGAAGTCTTAAGTAATTACCATCCACAACACAAATTAAAGGAAGAAACGATTAGTACGGCATAATTTCAATGGATATACAGAAGGTAGGTAGATGCCCTACCAAAAcagaaataaagaaacaaatgaaaaggTTAAGTAGGAGTGAGAAAATTCCCATATTGCTGTGATCCACATTGAAACAGGAAACCTCCAGGCGACAACCCCACCACGACTGCAGAAACCATCCCAAGCAACCACCCTGTCACCACCGCCCCACACAATATCCCCACCCCAACACCTCCATTACTCCCACCACTCTTCCCCTCTCCTTCTGACGCCGATGATGAAGAAATCTTCACGTCAAC from Malus domestica chromosome 01, GDT2T_hap1 includes:
- the LOC139198015 gene encoding uncharacterized protein yields the protein MGIIKSSFSFLVGTVAGIYIAQNYDVPNIKKLGDTAVFIAKQYEEKYRKPKKRDDD
- the LOC139198038 gene encoding E3 ubiquitin protein ligase RIN2-like isoform X2, which gives rise to MGLRYIAISAACTAISFAGLQLWTETSLVKLKSDGLIEENLINAANFGHVFDLLLGSYTTVGLLANFVLNAFILLVLCLKTIFFVELYPSETRKLIERLINYVIYKGTFLPLVIPPTIYHAGMWSVWLIVLCSLKMFQALARDRLERLNASPSATPWTYFRVYSVLLLVLTVDIFWIRLCVVIYKTLGLSMFLLLLFEPFSIAFETLQAILVHGFQLLDIWIHHSAWDSSNCEGSKLFDTSAAGLLLEWKGSLTRNLGFVLDMATLLMALGHYVHIWWLHGMAFHLVDAILFLNIRALLSAILKRIKGFIKLRKALGALHAALPDATSEELRAYDDECAICREPMAKAKRLHCSHLFHLACLRSWLDQGLNEIYSCPTCRKPLFVGRPENEVHSRSEGTSNDEQLARQISSGLDRQNTPGHAIPAGVFPNQAQNPAEGDPWRGAGLDPDWLHTWPSQGVDGAGPSTAIGSVGLGRVQMMMRHLASVGETYAQTALEDSAWSLWPMNAPQVAATGPPIPPADDGRNQGGARNLRMRTPSRTVNDNLANILAMAETVREVLPHMPDDLIFQDLQRTNSVTVTVNNLLQM
- the LOC139198038 gene encoding E3 ubiquitin protein ligase RIN2-like isoform X1 produces the protein MGLRYIAISAACTAISFAGLQLWTETSLVKLKSDGLIEENLINAANFGHVFDLLLGSYTTVGLLANFVLNAFILLVLCLKTIFFVELYPSETRKLIERLINYVIYKGTFLPLVIPPTIYHAGMWSVWLIVLCSLKMFQALARDRLERLNASPSATPWTYFRVYSVLLLVLTVDIFWIRLCVVIYKTLGLSMFLLLLFEPFSIAFETLQAILVHGFQLLDIWIHHSAWDSSNCEGSKLFDTSAAGLLLEWKGSLTRNLGFVLDMATLLMALGHYVHIWWLHGMAFHLVDAILFLNIRVNICALLSAILKRIKGFIKLRKALGALHAALPDATSEELRAYDDECAICREPMAKAKRLHCSHLFHLACLRSWLDQGLNEIYSCPTCRKPLFVGRPENEVHSRSEGTSNDEQLARQISSGLDRQNTPGHAIPAGVFPNQAQNPAEGDPWRGAGLDPDWLHTWPSQGVDGAGPSTAIGSVGLGRVQMMMRHLASVGETYAQTALEDSAWSLWPMNAPQVAATGPPIPPADDGRNQGGARNLRMRTPSRTVNDNLANILAMAETVREVLPHMPDDLIFQDLQRTNSVTVTVNNLLQM
- the LOC139198055 gene encoding uncharacterized protein, whose translation is MSSIISSVFSIFLLFLSMHECEARYIVLVPQGFGAPFQPSSKGLLNVEKFKTLGMDSSKGFVMKEDDEAEKVHGGAITSTTTQNPNETKDSKTTTPPSVNEVKYTSRGQKSGMEHAGSEILESLGHMVGLLKATSPTTKKEARRRALSGKEAVNYNSDDRVEDNVVHTDYNPPHSTPPIHNRKT